Proteins encoded by one window of Halomonas chromatireducens:
- a CDS encoding TRAP transporter substrate-binding protein, whose amino-acid sequence MKQLPVLSALAVAVGLSGISTAQANNYQMLVPFPTNHALNDIAHLFVEMVDERFDGRYQISLVGEDAIPGFEQFDPVSSGVFPMALSTGPYHTGVTGVGLAADAIDADPEARRESGVWEAYQDYYLTHNVRMISFPSANPGYHFMLTDPIGDDGGFEGRIIRGTLTYHGPIRAFGGSPTVMPVSDIYTAAERGVIEGAGHNIFGNYQIGLHEVLPYLVRPGFGVTSLMVVFNEDYWAEVPEEDQATFLEIGRELEDASLAHYDRLIAEETELMEEVGAELTYLGDEQQEVLDQAFADGLWEEAIRISGSPAERMRELAREAGLTP is encoded by the coding sequence ATGAAACAACTACCTGTACTTTCCGCACTCGCTGTAGCCGTTGGCTTGAGTGGTATATCAACGGCGCAAGCCAACAACTACCAGATGCTCGTTCCATTTCCCACCAATCACGCTCTGAACGATATTGCCCATTTGTTCGTCGAGATGGTCGATGAGCGTTTCGACGGGCGTTATCAGATCAGCCTGGTGGGTGAGGATGCGATTCCAGGGTTTGAGCAATTCGACCCGGTGAGCTCTGGTGTGTTTCCCATGGCTCTTTCCACGGGCCCTTATCACACCGGTGTTACGGGCGTGGGTCTGGCTGCCGACGCCATAGATGCCGACCCGGAGGCGCGCCGTGAGTCAGGAGTATGGGAGGCCTATCAGGATTACTACCTGACTCATAATGTGCGGATGATCTCGTTTCCCTCCGCCAATCCCGGCTATCATTTCATGCTGACAGACCCCATCGGCGATGACGGTGGATTCGAAGGGCGCATTATCCGTGGCACTCTGACTTATCATGGCCCTATTCGTGCCTTTGGTGGTTCTCCCACCGTGATGCCCGTCTCGGATATTTACACCGCGGCAGAGCGAGGTGTCATCGAAGGCGCGGGCCACAATATTTTTGGTAATTACCAAATCGGCTTGCATGAAGTGCTGCCCTACCTGGTCCGCCCTGGATTCGGGGTAACCAGTTTGATGGTGGTCTTCAACGAAGATTACTGGGCAGAGGTTCCCGAGGAGGACCAGGCAACGTTTCTGGAAATTGGACGTGAGCTGGAGGATGCCTCTCTCGCTCATTACGACCGCCTCATTGCCGAAGAAACAGAGTTAATGGAGGAGGTGGGAGCCGAACTCACGTATCTGGGGGACGAGCAGCAGGAGGTTCTCGATCAAGCTTTTGCCGATGGCCTGTGGGAAGAGGCCATCCGTATTTCAGGGAGTCCTGCCGAGCGGATGCGCGAGCTCGCCCGCGAGGCTGGCCTGACGCCTTGA
- a CDS encoding antitoxin Xre/MbcA/ParS toxin-binding domain-containing protein — protein sequence MGGIGYEVLRTAEQISGDRKKALAWYRQPLPILDHQTPEQLVNASRKTALLRYLRSLEAGPAG from the coding sequence ATGGGGGGCATCGGCTACGAGGTGCTTCGCACTGCCGAGCAGATAAGCGGCGACAGGAAGAAGGCATTGGCATGGTATCGCCAGCCGCTGCCTATCCTCGATCACCAGACGCCAGAGCAGTTGGTCAACGCAAGTCGCAAGACAGCCCTTCTTCGCTATCTCAGGTCGCTTGAAGCTGGGCCGGCTGGCTGA
- a CDS encoding TRAP transporter large permease, with amino-acid sequence MEWLQILLAGLAVLLFLFVIGVPVFVAFLFTNLIGAMYYFGGRGFSIFTNSIYDTLASSSLATIALFILMGEVLFRSGATDAVFRSTDTLIGRVKGRDFVLSAALGTIFGALSGAAMGVVAMLGRSLLPQMLARGSDRRLSIGAILGGANLAPIIPPSVLIIVIGMLANISISRFLIAGIVPGLIIASLILLYTFVRIAINPGLAGKASTNEVPVRSFRDKVIAVLQLLPFSVIIFFVMGFILLGIATPSESAASGVVGALLAAAYYRKLSFKMVLESVQSAAAVSAVILIIMASSKLFSQLLSLSGATSAIAQLSVATSLDPLVMLLIMMLIPFIFCMFMDQIAISIVIIPIYTPVIAALGFDPLWFWVLFLINVTIGGFSPPFGYVLFAFKAAAPELKISDLYAAAWPFVGVFILAMVIIAMFPAVVTWLPGML; translated from the coding sequence ATGGAATGGCTTCAGATCTTGCTTGCAGGCTTGGCGGTTCTTCTTTTCTTGTTTGTTATTGGCGTGCCGGTATTTGTGGCATTTCTCTTCACGAACCTGATCGGTGCCATGTACTACTTTGGTGGCCGCGGGTTTAGTATTTTTACCAACAGTATTTACGATACACTTGCCTCTTCTTCACTTGCAACCATCGCGTTATTCATATTGATGGGGGAGGTTTTGTTTCGTTCGGGAGCAACAGACGCCGTCTTTCGTTCGACCGATACATTGATTGGTCGCGTTAAGGGGCGAGACTTCGTGCTCTCAGCTGCGTTGGGAACAATATTTGGAGCGCTTTCAGGTGCTGCTATGGGAGTCGTCGCCATGCTAGGACGCTCCCTTCTCCCACAGATGCTGGCCAGGGGCAGCGATCGTAGGCTCTCCATAGGCGCCATTCTGGGTGGAGCCAACCTAGCCCCCATCATCCCACCCAGCGTACTCATCATCGTTATCGGGATGCTGGCCAATATCTCCATATCTCGATTTCTCATCGCAGGTATAGTGCCTGGTCTCATTATTGCTTCTCTCATTCTCTTATATACGTTTGTTAGAATTGCGATCAACCCCGGTTTGGCTGGCAAGGCTTCCACAAATGAAGTTCCTGTCAGGAGTTTCAGAGATAAAGTGATTGCTGTCCTTCAGCTACTGCCTTTCTCCGTCATCATTTTTTTTGTGATGGGGTTTATCCTGCTGGGGATAGCTACTCCTTCCGAGTCCGCCGCTTCCGGTGTGGTGGGGGCGCTCCTCGCCGCGGCGTATTACAGGAAACTTTCATTTAAGATGGTTCTGGAGTCCGTTCAGTCTGCAGCTGCAGTTTCGGCTGTCATACTGATTATCATGGCCAGTTCGAAACTGTTTAGTCAGCTTCTTTCCCTGAGCGGTGCGACCTCGGCCATCGCACAGCTTTCCGTTGCGACATCTCTGGACCCCCTAGTCATGTTGTTGATTATGATGTTAATACCCTTCATATTCTGCATGTTCATGGATCAGATAGCGATCAGTATAGTGATCATTCCTATATATACTCCTGTCATAGCGGCGCTGGGTTTCGATCCTTTGTGGTTTTGGGTTCTTTTCTTAATCAATGTGACTATAGGTGGGTTTTCGCCACCGTTCGGATATGTCTTATTTGCTTTCAAGGCGGCAGCGCCGGAGCTCAAGATAAGTGATCTTTATGCTGCTGCCTGGCCTTTCGTGGGCGTTTTTATTCTGGCCATGGTAATTATTGCTATGTTTCCCGCAGTGGTTACCTGGCTGCCCGGTATGCTGTGA
- a CDS encoding isocitrate lyase/PEP mutase family protein, translating to MTAKTLKEQLNSGEIVVAPGIYDMISALIADRMGFKALYVTGYGTVASHLGLPDAGIATYSDMVSRIATMAKMTNTPIVADADTGYGGLLNVHHTVQGYEEAGASAIQLEDQEFPKKCGHTPDRRVIPLEDMVQKIKVACDARRSDDLVIIARTDSRTALGLDEALKRAQAYSEAGADAIFIESPESEQEMETIGKRIDKPLIANMVPGGRTPLLSADKLQSLGFALAIHPAAGFLATAAALEKSYTDLKENGGVTDSSLLYSFSEFNELIGFPEVWEFEKRYMG from the coding sequence ATGACAGCCAAGACACTTAAAGAACAGCTGAACTCCGGGGAGATCGTCGTTGCACCCGGTATCTATGACATGATTTCAGCCTTGATCGCCGACCGCATGGGGTTCAAGGCTCTTTACGTGACCGGCTATGGCACGGTTGCCTCTCACCTGGGCTTACCCGACGCAGGCATTGCCACCTATAGCGACATGGTCAGCAGAATCGCCACCATGGCGAAAATGACTAATACTCCTATCGTCGCTGATGCCGATACCGGTTACGGCGGATTGCTTAACGTCCATCATACTGTGCAGGGCTATGAAGAAGCAGGAGCTTCCGCCATTCAACTCGAAGATCAGGAATTCCCGAAGAAGTGCGGCCATACGCCCGATCGCCGAGTCATTCCCCTGGAAGACATGGTACAAAAAATTAAAGTCGCCTGCGATGCTCGGCGTAGCGACGATCTCGTAATCATCGCACGCACGGATTCCCGAACGGCCTTGGGGCTCGATGAGGCATTGAAACGCGCACAGGCCTACAGCGAAGCGGGTGCCGACGCCATCTTCATCGAATCGCCCGAATCGGAGCAGGAAATGGAAACCATAGGCAAGCGCATCGACAAGCCACTGATAGCCAACATGGTACCGGGAGGCCGCACACCGCTGCTCTCGGCCGACAAACTCCAGTCGCTGGGCTTTGCACTGGCCATCCACCCCGCCGCCGGCTTCCTGGCCACTGCCGCAGCCCTGGAAAAGAGCTATACCGATCTAAAAGAGAATGGCGGCGTGACCGACTCTTCCCTGCTGTATAGTTTCAGCGAGTTCAATGAGCTAATCGGCTTCCCAGAGGTTTGGGAGTTTGAAAAGCGCTACATGGGCTAG
- a CDS encoding amidase translates to MSDPMAWTLKEAASAVRKRKIGCVELVSASLEAARRINRVSNCFIRIDEAFALDSARVADRLAGREQMLMTGIPMAHKDMFHRKDMPCSYGSSPELAQVPKRTSRLLAALDRSGAVQLGSLNMSEFAFGATGHNDHFGTCRNPWNSAYISGGSSSGSGAAVASGAVFAALGSDTGGSVRIPAAACGAVGLKPTHGLLPSDGVMPMSRSLDCFGPIGRTAEDVALMMDCLTSASSGVDARFSRSLEDDVKGLRVGIPENYYYEDIDPTVESLMEESLQHLEQLGCKLVKVKVPGHQELTSLSYIVLGAESAAYHAARFARHEASYGHQTRARLLHGFFIPASAYVQARQLRGLHFKRFMNDVMKQCDVLHTPVFRRPTPTLAETDLGDSLESTKMITNLSHCTRLTNYLGLPALSLPCGFCPSGLPVGFQLVGKPFAESTLLCLAHGHEKVSGIRNLIADGPHLS, encoded by the coding sequence ATGAGTGATCCGATGGCCTGGACGCTAAAGGAGGCTGCTTCAGCCGTACGCAAAAGGAAAATCGGCTGTGTAGAACTAGTTTCGGCGAGCCTGGAGGCGGCCCGACGCATCAATCGAGTATCGAATTGCTTTATCCGCATCGACGAGGCGTTCGCTCTGGATTCGGCACGTGTAGCCGACCGTCTTGCTGGCCGTGAGCAGATGCTCATGACAGGTATCCCTATGGCCCACAAGGATATGTTCCACCGCAAGGACATGCCCTGTTCCTACGGGTCGTCACCTGAGCTGGCCCAGGTTCCAAAGCGAACTTCCCGCCTGCTGGCCGCCCTGGACCGCTCGGGAGCTGTTCAGCTTGGTAGTTTGAACATGTCTGAGTTTGCTTTCGGCGCAACGGGGCATAACGATCATTTCGGCACTTGTCGCAACCCTTGGAATTCGGCCTATATCTCAGGCGGCTCGTCCAGTGGCTCGGGAGCTGCTGTAGCGTCGGGTGCGGTATTTGCGGCGCTGGGCTCGGACACGGGAGGCTCAGTGCGCATACCGGCGGCAGCTTGTGGGGCCGTTGGCCTGAAACCGACACATGGGCTGTTGCCCAGCGACGGTGTCATGCCCATGTCGCGCTCGCTCGATTGTTTCGGGCCGATTGGCCGCACTGCGGAAGACGTTGCGTTGATGATGGATTGTCTGACATCGGCTAGCAGTGGGGTAGATGCCCGGTTTTCCCGGTCTTTGGAAGATGATGTCAAGGGGCTGCGCGTCGGGATTCCGGAGAATTACTATTATGAGGATATCGATCCCACGGTTGAGTCTTTGATGGAAGAGAGCCTGCAGCATCTAGAACAACTCGGCTGCAAGCTGGTCAAGGTCAAGGTGCCCGGTCACCAGGAGCTAACCAGTTTGTCCTATATCGTTCTGGGTGCTGAATCTGCAGCCTATCATGCTGCGCGGTTCGCCAGGCACGAGGCCAGTTACGGTCACCAGACGCGGGCCCGGTTATTGCACGGCTTCTTCATTCCTGCTTCGGCCTACGTTCAGGCCAGGCAGCTCAGAGGCCTCCATTTCAAACGATTCATGAATGACGTCATGAAGCAGTGCGACGTCCTGCATACCCCTGTCTTTCGACGGCCTACGCCGACGCTCGCAGAGACTGATCTGGGAGACTCGCTAGAGTCGACAAAAATGATCACGAATCTGAGTCATTGCACCCGGCTGACAAACTACCTGGGTCTTCCGGCACTGTCTCTACCATGCGGTTTTTGCCCCAGCGGCCTGCCAGTCGGCTTTCAGCTGGTTGGCAAACCATTCGCTGAGTCGACACTGCTTTGCCTGGCTCACGGTCATGAAAAGGTGTCGGGTATTCGTAATCTTATCGCTGATGGCCCCCATCTTTCTTAA
- the leuD gene encoding 3-isopropylmalate dehydratase small subunit, whose amino-acid sequence MLAFTEHRGLVLRLPWENIDTDQIIPARYLHRPRDAGYGDQLFHDLRFTPDGKLRVGFPLNDPTKAESSILVAGKNFGCGSSREHAVWALLDYGFRVVIAPDFGDIFFNNSLKNGLLAIRMDEQSIESLMQVESDSTILSVDLPHQSITNRDGITLSFEIDSYRKEALLKGESEVQMTFRLLDEIKEFEARHITGNPWIETS is encoded by the coding sequence ATGCTAGCTTTTACCGAACACCGCGGCCTAGTCCTTCGCTTGCCCTGGGAAAACATCGATACCGATCAGATCATACCCGCACGGTACTTGCACCGCCCTCGTGATGCCGGGTATGGGGACCAACTATTTCACGACCTTCGTTTCACGCCCGATGGCAAGCTCAGAGTCGGTTTCCCCCTCAATGACCCAACCAAGGCCGAGTCTAGCATTCTTGTGGCAGGAAAAAACTTCGGATGCGGCTCATCACGAGAGCATGCCGTATGGGCATTGCTGGATTATGGCTTTCGCGTAGTGATTGCGCCGGATTTTGGCGACATATTCTTCAATAACAGCCTCAAGAATGGCCTATTAGCGATTCGCATGGATGAGCAAAGCATCGAATCGCTCATGCAAGTGGAAAGCGACTCCACGATCCTGAGCGTAGACTTGCCTCACCAGAGCATCACCAATCGAGATGGCATAACCCTCTCATTCGAAATCGATTCCTATCGAAAAGAGGCACTCCTCAAGGGCGAATCAGAAGTCCAAATGACGTTTCGATTACTTGATGAAATCAAGGAATTCGAAGCACGACATATCACAGGAAACCCTTGGATAGAAACATCTTGA
- a CDS encoding TauD/TfdA family dioxygenase yields the protein MAQHGSGLENEKKSFADNGLSHSVQSASYTGNSVGAMPKAWKSKELVDDQAWVRALSSKEREGLIAGLAAFEDSGKSLLQSSAKDFPFDNLIQLIADVRQAVSSDLGFVVLRGLPIESLSVDRIRALYWGLCNHLGVLRPQGVKSDLIGDVRDAGGNYRSASGRGYNTNARLDYHTDMADLVGLLCINAARTGGESRIACSVSLKDEIASTAPELFKALCRNIHYSRKGEESPEEAPYYAAPIFSERDGFFCCRYVRNHIRYAHEFDGVPHPDEYQVEAMDILDRLVASDEFTFEMTLQPGDMQILNNHVILHSRTDFVDYEEESKKRHLLRAWISTPYSQPLSPALEAAYHDVGAGAVRGGIVGQQFDKVKRGYTKKAAEFHGMPYRISA from the coding sequence ATGGCACAGCACGGTTCAGGTCTTGAAAATGAAAAAAAGAGCTTTGCCGACAATGGCTTGTCGCATTCCGTTCAGTCTGCTTCCTACACAGGCAACTCCGTCGGCGCCATGCCGAAAGCTTGGAAAAGCAAGGAGTTGGTTGACGATCAAGCCTGGGTTAGAGCGCTATCATCCAAAGAGCGGGAAGGTTTGATCGCGGGCCTGGCGGCATTCGAGGATAGCGGCAAGTCCCTTTTGCAAAGCAGCGCTAAGGACTTCCCGTTCGACAACCTCATACAACTGATTGCTGATGTTAGGCAAGCGGTATCGAGCGACCTGGGTTTCGTGGTACTGCGTGGGCTGCCTATCGAGTCGCTGTCGGTCGATCGTATCCGGGCGCTCTACTGGGGGTTGTGCAACCACCTTGGAGTGCTGCGGCCGCAGGGGGTCAAGAGTGACCTAATTGGCGACGTACGTGACGCCGGCGGCAACTATCGATCTGCGAGCGGTCGGGGATACAACACGAATGCCAGGCTCGACTACCACACCGATATGGCGGATCTGGTTGGTCTGCTTTGTATCAACGCGGCAAGAACCGGCGGTGAGAGTCGTATTGCATGCTCCGTATCATTGAAAGACGAGATTGCCTCTACGGCTCCTGAACTGTTTAAGGCGCTGTGCAGGAATATTCATTATTCCCGTAAAGGGGAAGAAAGCCCTGAGGAGGCGCCATATTATGCGGCTCCTATCTTCTCGGAACGTGATGGCTTTTTTTGTTGCCGATACGTTCGCAATCATATTCGCTACGCACATGAGTTTGATGGGGTTCCTCATCCTGATGAATATCAGGTCGAAGCAATGGACATATTGGATCGTCTGGTGGCATCCGATGAATTTACTTTCGAGATGACTCTCCAGCCGGGGGACATGCAAATTCTCAACAATCACGTAATTCTGCATTCACGTACTGATTTTGTCGATTACGAGGAGGAGAGCAAGAAGCGTCATCTATTGAGAGCCTGGATTTCAACGCCATACAGCCAGCCGCTTTCCCCTGCGCTGGAGGCAGCTTACCACGACGTCGGCGCCGGTGCCGTGCGCGGGGGGATCGTTGGCCAGCAATTCGATAAAGTAAAAAGAGGATACACCAAAAAAGCTGCTGAGTTTCACGGTATGCCTTATCGAATATCAGCCTGA
- a CDS encoding MbcA/ParS/Xre antitoxin family protein, which produces MSTPDHPTCREVFGNQEKDAGWLSKPSRALGGISALEANTTPQGYAAAVKLLELLRHGFAS; this is translated from the coding sequence GTGTCAACGCCAGATCACCCGACTTGCCGGGAGGTATTTGGTAACCAGGAAAAGGACGCCGGGTGGTTGAGCAAGCCGAGTCGGGCACTAGGGGGTATCAGTGCGCTGGAGGCCAACACAACGCCGCAGGGCTACGCTGCTGCGGTGAAGTTGTTGGAACTGCTACGCCATGGCTTCGCATCATGA
- a CDS encoding TRAP transporter small permease produces MNKLCSGLGKTHDTLTDIGYWIGVLALFAILVMFCYEITARYFFRSPTQWINDFTGYFLLFSTFLLAPRLTRERAHIEISFVKDALSEKPRGYFSSVLFLLAAVACVWAGWYAFEEAVRQYSRGISTMAVVSVPRWWMSAVISYGLINSGVYFLRASIMEFQSSLTIEDR; encoded by the coding sequence ATGAACAAGCTATGCTCCGGCCTTGGCAAGACACACGATACGTTGACGGATATAGGCTACTGGATAGGGGTGTTGGCCTTGTTTGCAATCTTGGTCATGTTTTGCTATGAAATAACGGCTCGCTATTTTTTTCGCAGTCCTACGCAGTGGATTAATGATTTTACGGGTTATTTTCTCCTCTTTTCGACCTTCCTTTTGGCTCCAAGATTGACTAGGGAGCGAGCCCATATAGAAATAAGCTTCGTCAAAGATGCTTTGTCTGAAAAACCCCGAGGCTATTTTAGTTCCGTGCTTTTCCTGCTTGCAGCCGTGGCTTGTGTGTGGGCGGGGTGGTATGCCTTCGAAGAGGCCGTGCGCCAATACAGCCGTGGCATCAGCACCATGGCCGTTGTATCGGTTCCCAGGTGGTGGATGAGTGCTGTGATTTCTTATGGCTTGATTAACTCGGGTGTATATTTCTTACGGGCAAGCATCATGGAGTTTCAGAGTTCTTTGACGATAGAAGATCGTTGA
- a CDS encoding N-carbamoylsarcosine amidohydrolase: MADDDLQKNYRNTFNGATGFGKSTAVLAIDFMKAYTHTDSGLYAEGVVEAVKHAAALYDCARRCDVPVIHTRVVYSEDGADGGIFIKKLPILRQMTESSIYSQFDDNVLPAEGEPVIRKQYPSAFFATPLVSMLVARGVDTVVMTGCSTSGCVRASVVDAISYGFRVVVPRECVGDRHQNPHEANLFDIHAKYGDVMSMSEVMRHFEERDKHGL, encoded by the coding sequence ATGGCTGACGATGATCTTCAGAAGAATTACCGTAATACCTTCAATGGCGCGACTGGGTTCGGAAAATCAACGGCCGTTCTGGCGATAGACTTCATGAAGGCGTATACGCATACTGATAGTGGTCTCTATGCGGAAGGCGTTGTCGAGGCGGTCAAGCATGCAGCGGCGTTATATGACTGTGCGCGTCGATGTGATGTGCCTGTCATTCATACGCGCGTCGTCTATTCTGAGGATGGAGCTGATGGTGGAATTTTTATAAAGAAATTGCCTATTCTCCGTCAGATGACAGAATCCAGCATTTATTCGCAATTCGATGACAACGTGCTGCCTGCCGAAGGCGAGCCTGTCATACGCAAGCAGTACCCAAGCGCCTTTTTCGCTACCCCACTCGTCTCGATGCTCGTCGCCAGGGGGGTAGATACGGTTGTCATGACCGGCTGTTCTACGAGTGGCTGCGTTCGTGCCTCGGTGGTCGATGCCATTTCATACGGATTTCGTGTCGTCGTGCCCCGTGAGTGCGTGGGAGACCGCCATCAAAATCCACATGAAGCGAATCTGTTCGACATCCATGCCAAGTATGGCGATGTGATGAGCATGAGTGAGGTGATGAGGCACTTCGAGGAGCGCGACAAACATGGATTATAG
- a CDS encoding BPSL0761 family protein, which translates to MTTPDELTRTVIQARAFLVEIGRDLSLPEAIRQEARRLLRHYPSQEEMLMAGKLEESAGKGTLLLPVFSSAIDEKPLEPTQEDGAIAVWRAAIDLFGGDRTAADRWLHHEAMGLGWKRPIDVMQDDPQ; encoded by the coding sequence ATGACTACACCTGATGAGCTAACACGCACCGTGATCCAGGCACGAGCGTTCCTGGTTGAGATTGGCCGCGACCTATCACTCCCCGAGGCTATCCGCCAGGAAGCCCGGCGCCTGCTGCGCCATTACCCTTCCCAGGAGGAGATGCTAATGGCGGGAAAGTTGGAGGAGAGTGCCGGCAAAGGAACGCTCCTCTTGCCGGTCTTCAGCTCAGCGATAGATGAGAAACCACTGGAGCCCACACAGGAGGATGGTGCAATCGCAGTTTGGCGGGCAGCAATCGATCTGTTCGGGGGTGATCGAACAGCGGCAGACCGATGGCTACATCATGAGGCAATGGGACTTGGGTGGAAGCGCCCCATCGATGTCATGCAAGACGACCCTCAGTAG
- the leuC gene encoding 3-isopropylmalate dehydratase large subunit has translation MGKTLFDKIWESHVITERDDGTALLFIDRHLVHDATAQAFDQLKAEGKKVRRPDLTFGMADHYIATHYDPDRDPVHDNMVTTLAENARDQNIMSFGAGDERQGIVHVAGPELGLTLPGTLLVCGDSHTSTHGALGALAFGIGASEVAHVLATQTLWQKRPRSMHIRIDGELGPYVTAKDLILTIIGTIGANGGAGHVIEYSGKVIDELSIESRLTLCNMSIEAGARAGMIAPDETTFAYLNGKPFAPQGELFERAVSAWRELKSDADAQHDKEVTIEARTIAPTVTWGNSPETALPITGHIPALEEIELNKREQYNATIEYMGLEPGEKLTTLIVDRVFIGSCTNSRLEDLREAAKIAKLGKAKVPTFVVPGSQQVRRQAEQEGLHEIFLQAGFEWREPGCSMCVAMNGDSVPAGARCASTSNRNFAGRQGPGSRTHLMSPAMAAAAAITGHLTDVRELEGTKC, from the coding sequence ATGGGAAAAACGCTTTTCGACAAGATATGGGAGTCGCATGTCATCACCGAGCGGGATGATGGCACTGCACTTCTCTTCATAGACCGGCACCTCGTGCACGATGCAACGGCACAGGCGTTCGATCAGCTCAAGGCCGAGGGAAAAAAGGTACGAAGGCCCGACCTGACGTTCGGCATGGCCGACCACTACATTGCCACTCATTACGACCCCGATCGCGATCCCGTACATGACAACATGGTGACGACGCTGGCGGAAAATGCCCGCGATCAGAACATCATGTCTTTCGGTGCGGGTGACGAGCGCCAAGGCATCGTCCACGTAGCAGGCCCCGAACTAGGACTCACCCTGCCGGGCACCCTACTCGTGTGTGGCGATAGCCATACTTCCACTCACGGTGCGCTAGGTGCGCTAGCCTTTGGTATCGGTGCCTCTGAGGTCGCTCATGTACTCGCCACCCAGACGCTCTGGCAGAAGCGCCCAAGATCGATGCACATTCGCATCGACGGCGAGCTCGGCCCTTACGTCACGGCAAAAGACCTGATTCTGACTATCATCGGCACCATCGGCGCTAATGGCGGCGCAGGGCATGTCATTGAATACTCAGGCAAGGTCATAGATGAACTGTCCATTGAGTCCCGCCTGACACTGTGCAACATGTCGATCGAAGCCGGCGCACGGGCCGGCATGATTGCACCCGATGAAACGACATTCGCCTACTTGAATGGCAAGCCCTTTGCGCCGCAAGGAGAGCTCTTCGAGCGTGCCGTATCAGCGTGGCGAGAACTCAAGAGCGATGCCGATGCGCAGCATGACAAGGAAGTCACGATAGAGGCCCGCACAATAGCCCCAACGGTAACATGGGGCAATTCACCGGAAACCGCCCTGCCTATCACTGGCCACATTCCCGCCCTCGAAGAGATCGAGCTCAACAAGCGGGAACAGTACAATGCCACCATCGAGTACATGGGGCTCGAGCCGGGCGAAAAACTCACCACCCTCATAGTCGACCGCGTATTCATTGGGTCCTGCACCAATAGCCGCCTGGAAGACCTGCGCGAAGCTGCAAAGATTGCAAAGCTCGGCAAAGCCAAGGTCCCCACCTTTGTCGTACCCGGCTCACAACAGGTTCGTCGCCAAGCGGAACAGGAGGGACTGCACGAGATCTTCTTACAGGCGGGGTTCGAGTGGCGAGAGCCGGGGTGCTCCATGTGCGTCGCCATGAACGGAGACTCGGTACCTGCCGGTGCTCGCTGCGCCTCCACTTCTAATCGCAACTTCGCCGGCCGCCAGGGCCCGGGCAGCAGAACGCACCTCATGAGCCCCGCCATGGCAGCTGCTGCTGCCATCACCGGCCACCTTACCGACGTCAGGGAGCTGGAGGGTACAAAATGCTAG